A region of Malaciobacter marinus DNA encodes the following proteins:
- the lipA gene encoding lipoyl synthase, which yields MTVAKKVNFKKPDWLRKKLVPTAQKEMEALLGKHGLHTICQEAKCPNISECYAKKNATFLILGNICTRRCTYCNVHTGKPTEVDIAEVDGVTESVLKLGLKFVVITSPARDDLKDGGAQQFYRVTKNILEKSPGTQVEILIPDFQAKEDSLKTVVDSGAVIIGHNVETVPSLYRVRKNASYKRSLQVLKRLKELGGDKIKTKSALMVGLGETEEEMVQVFKDLLEVGCKFLSIGQYLAPSGDYETVKEFVKPEQFERYKQIALDLGFDFVHSTPYARSSYLAHEYLSNEKNTI from the coding sequence ATGACAGTAGCAAAAAAAGTAAATTTTAAAAAACCAGATTGGCTTAGAAAAAAACTAGTTCCAACAGCTCAAAAAGAGATGGAAGCACTGTTAGGGAAACATGGACTTCATACAATCTGCCAAGAAGCAAAATGTCCAAATATTAGTGAATGTTATGCTAAAAAGAATGCTACATTTTTAATATTGGGGAATATCTGTACAAGAAGATGTACATACTGTAATGTACACACAGGAAAACCAACAGAAGTTGATATAGCAGAAGTTGATGGAGTTACAGAATCTGTACTTAAATTAGGACTTAAGTTTGTTGTTATTACAAGTCCAGCAAGAGATGATTTAAAAGATGGTGGAGCACAACAGTTTTATAGAGTTACTAAAAATATTTTAGAGAAATCTCCAGGTACACAAGTTGAGATATTAATACCTGATTTTCAAGCAAAAGAGGACTCTTTAAAAACTGTTGTTGATAGTGGTGCTGTTATAATTGGACACAATGTAGAAACAGTACCCTCACTTTATCGTGTAAGAAAAAATGCTTCTTACAAAAGAAGTTTACAAGTTTTAAAAAGATTAAAAGAGTTAGGTGGCGATAAAATCAAAACAAAAAGTGCTTTGATGGTAGGACTTGGAGAAACAGAAGAAGAGATGGTTCAAGTGTTTAAAGACTTACTTGAAGTTGGATGCAAATTTTTAAGTATTGGACAATATTTAGCTCCATCAGGAGATTATGAAACAGTAAAAGAGTTTGTAAAACCAGAACAGTTTGAAAGATATAAACAAATTGCTTTAGATCTTGGTTTTGATTTTGTACATAGTACTCCATATGCTAGAAGTTCTTACTT